Proteins encoded together in one Lysinibacter cavernae window:
- the rpsA gene encoding 30S ribosomal protein S1, with protein MTIATTGKAAKQVAINDIGSAEDFLAAVEKTLKFFNDGDLIEGTVVKIDRDEVLLDVGYKTEGVIPSRELSIKHDVDPTEVVNVGDTVEALVLQKEDKEGRLILSKKRAQYERAWGDVEKIRDEDGVVTGTVIEVVKGGLIVDIGLRGFLPASLIELRRVRDLTPYLGQEIEAKILELDKNRNNVVLSRRALLEQTQSESRSTFLANLQPGQVRKGVISSIVNFGAFVDLGGVDGLVHVSELSWKHIEHASEVVEVGQEVTVEVLSVELDRERVSLSLKATQEDPWQVFARTHAIGQVAPGKVTKLVPFGAFVRVADGIEGLVHISELSGKHVELAEQVVSVNDEVFVKVIDIDLERRRISLSLKQANEGVDPEGTEFDPALYGMLTEYDDEGNYKYPEGFDPETNEWKEGFETQREKWEQDYAAAQERWEAHKKQVAASALEEAADVAAAGDTAFSSDNTVAGALAGDESLAALKSALEEKN; from the coding sequence ATGACAATCGCAACGACCGGCAAGGCAGCCAAGCAGGTAGCCATCAATGACATTGGCTCTGCTGAAGATTTTCTTGCCGCAGTCGAGAAGACTCTGAAATTCTTCAACGATGGAGACCTCATCGAGGGAACCGTTGTCAAGATCGACCGCGACGAGGTTCTGCTCGACGTGGGATACAAGACCGAGGGTGTTATCCCCTCTCGTGAGCTTTCCATCAAGCACGACGTTGACCCCACCGAGGTTGTCAACGTAGGCGACACCGTTGAGGCGCTCGTTCTGCAGAAGGAAGACAAAGAAGGTCGTCTGATCCTCAGCAAGAAGCGCGCACAGTACGAGCGTGCCTGGGGCGACGTCGAGAAGATCCGTGACGAAGACGGTGTTGTCACCGGAACGGTCATCGAAGTTGTCAAGGGTGGACTCATCGTTGACATCGGACTTCGTGGATTCCTTCCTGCCTCGCTCATTGAGCTGCGTCGCGTTCGCGACCTCACTCCTTACCTTGGTCAGGAGATCGAGGCCAAGATCCTTGAACTCGACAAGAACCGCAACAACGTTGTGCTTTCACGTCGTGCACTGCTTGAGCAGACGCAGTCAGAGAGCCGCTCGACGTTCCTCGCCAACCTCCAGCCTGGCCAGGTCCGCAAGGGTGTTATCTCGTCGATCGTCAACTTCGGTGCATTCGTTGACCTTGGCGGCGTAGACGGCCTCGTCCACGTTTCCGAGCTCAGCTGGAAGCACATCGAGCACGCCTCCGAGGTTGTTGAGGTTGGCCAAGAGGTTACCGTTGAGGTTCTCTCGGTTGAGCTCGACCGCGAGCGTGTTTCGCTCTCGCTCAAGGCAACGCAGGAAGACCCATGGCAGGTATTCGCCCGCACCCACGCAATCGGACAGGTTGCACCGGGTAAGGTCACCAAGCTCGTTCCCTTCGGCGCGTTCGTTCGCGTTGCAGACGGCATCGAGGGCCTCGTGCACATCTCCGAGCTGTCGGGCAAGCACGTTGAACTCGCCGAGCAGGTTGTTTCGGTCAACGACGAGGTATTCGTCAAGGTTATCGACATCGACCTCGAGCGTCGCCGCATCTCGCTGAGCCTCAAGCAGGCCAACGAGGGCGTAGACCCAGAGGGCACCGAGTTCGACCCAGCACTCTACGGAATGCTCACGGAGTACGACGACGAGGGCAACTACAAGTACCCAGAAGGCTTCGACCCCGAGACCAACGAGTGGAAAGAGGGCTTCGAAACCCAGCGCGAAAAGTGGGAGCAGGACTACGCTGCTGCACAGGAGCGTTGGGAAGCCCACAAGAAGCAGGTTGCCGCATCCGCACTGGAAGAGGCAGCTGACGTTGCCGCTGCAGGCGACACGGCATTCTCGAGCGACAACACCGTTGCTGGCGCACTCGCCGGCGACGAGTCGCTTGCTGCGCTCAAGTCGGCTCTCGAAGAGAAGAACTAG
- a CDS encoding SDR family oxidoreductase, producing MTTQRTYVVTGAASGIGKASKELLEAAGNTVIGVDLRDTDINVDLTTADGRATMVAQATELSGGRVDAVLAIAGLSAPIPATAGVNYFGAIATLEGLRPLLAKSDAPRAATVASMASLHPHDDALLEAFIAGDEPKAIARAQELADLGPEVGYMIYSTSKQALARWVRRTAPTAEWAGAGIPLNAIAPGVILTPMTAELVATEEGRKQLNEQVPMPLNGPAAAIVPAELLVWLTSEQNSHLCGQVIFVDGGYDAVTRGESTW from the coding sequence ATGACAACACAACGCACCTACGTCGTCACCGGCGCCGCATCCGGCATCGGCAAGGCGAGCAAAGAACTGTTGGAGGCTGCTGGCAACACCGTGATTGGCGTTGACCTCCGCGACACCGACATCAATGTCGACCTCACCACTGCGGATGGTCGAGCGACTATGGTTGCTCAGGCGACTGAGTTGTCGGGCGGTCGCGTTGACGCCGTGCTTGCAATTGCAGGGCTGAGTGCTCCGATTCCCGCAACTGCCGGCGTGAACTACTTCGGCGCAATTGCCACGCTTGAGGGGCTTCGGCCACTGCTTGCGAAGTCTGATGCTCCACGCGCGGCGACAGTTGCGTCGATGGCGTCGCTGCACCCGCATGATGACGCCCTTCTTGAGGCGTTCATTGCCGGGGATGAGCCGAAAGCTATCGCGCGGGCACAGGAGCTTGCCGACCTCGGGCCAGAAGTTGGGTACATGATTTACTCAACGAGCAAGCAAGCTCTTGCCCGGTGGGTTCGCCGCACCGCTCCCACCGCCGAGTGGGCTGGGGCTGGCATCCCGCTGAACGCAATTGCCCCCGGAGTGATCCTCACTCCGATGACGGCTGAGTTGGTGGCAACAGAAGAAGGACGTAAGCAGCTGAACGAACAGGTGCCGATGCCACTGAACGGTCCTGCCGCGGCGATCGTTCCTGCCGAGCTGCTGGTTTGGCTCACAAGCGAGCAGAACAGTCACCTGTGTGGTCAGGTCATTTTTGTTGACGGTGGATACGATGCGGTTACCCGGGGCGAGTCCACCTGGTAG
- a CDS encoding MarR family transcriptional regulator, which translates to MANPAGQRGSSVSPMENPLDYSSAPLAALLEVFTLWGSGGFIERLAQSAGTALDATSIILLTSLSRNGATRPSDLAETLGVGASNVSKMTKRLAELGLVERATDAADARASRIRLTADGLATMRVLVVAGDDMMANILASWPDDQRANLAELLQRFSRDAKAFAAQISE; encoded by the coding sequence GTGGCCAACCCAGCAGGACAACGCGGTAGCTCCGTTTCTCCTATGGAAAATCCACTCGACTACAGCTCAGCCCCGCTTGCTGCCTTGCTTGAGGTCTTCACGCTGTGGGGGTCCGGGGGCTTCATTGAACGCCTCGCACAGTCTGCTGGCACGGCGCTCGACGCAACCAGCATCATCCTCTTGACGTCGTTGTCCCGAAACGGCGCAACTCGGCCCTCAGATCTTGCAGAAACACTCGGAGTCGGGGCCTCGAACGTCAGCAAGATGACAAAGCGACTCGCCGAGCTTGGGCTCGTCGAACGCGCAACGGATGCTGCGGATGCCAGGGCATCCCGCATCCGCCTCACCGCCGATGGGCTTGCCACCATGCGAGTTCTTGTCGTCGCTGGGGACGACATGATGGCCAACATCCTCGCAAGCTGGCCAGATGATCAACGAGCCAACCTGGCTGAACTGCTTCAGCGTTTCAGTCGGGACGCAAAGGCGTTTGCCGCGCAGATCAGTGAGTGA
- the polA gene encoding DNA polymerase I produces MSNTSKPTLMVIDGHSLAFRAFYALPVESFQTRDGQYTNAIHGFIAMLINLLKAEKPDALAVAFDISRHSFRTREYPEYKGTRGETPVEFKGQIPLLQQTLAAMGIFTIEKEDYEADDILATLAKRGAEGGYRVLVVSGDRDTIQLVNDDVTLLYPSRQGVSDLTRYDAEKVMERYGVRPEQYPEIAALVGETSDNLPGVPKVGEKTAVKWINLYGGLDEILAHQDEIGGKVGESLREHAHLAERNRRLNRLVNDVELPVELDDLTPKPFNEDAVREAFGRLEFRSLLERVLKLNGHEGASATASSGPVAVITAEPCPKPMVLLDEELEAWLARESAAHPDGLGLHFDIDATSGSVVGVGIAAGATSVQLAWQPGAADYAQFEAWLASDSPKIMFDAKHQVQAAARALAGARAAATGEQSQDDLTSEAAKQLGVDGVRGDVFLGGWLLRPGSPDKTLEDLVSRYLGESLPVADPNQLVPDEDSVVSTATTAWFVRRLQQHITAASDEGTLSVYETIEMPVLPVLAKMELRGVAIDRGILSSMNAELGERTSGLAQQAYDVIGHEVNLGSPKQLQEVLFDELDMPKTRATKTGYSTDAAALTDLQSKNPHPFLGLLLQHRDATKLRQIVETLEKAVGENSRVHTTYQQAGTSTGRLSSADPNLQNIPVRTAEGRRIRQAFVVGEGYETLLTADYSQIEMRIMAHLSGDEGLIEAFNLGEDLHSFVGGRIFGVEPSDVTSEMRSKVKAMSYGLAYGLSAFGLSKQLNISVGEAKQLMGDYFARFGAVRDYLRSVVEQAKEDLYTETIFGRKRFFPELSSPNRLVRENAERAALNAPIQGSAADIMKLAMVGIERRFGEQELASRMLLQVHDEIIVEVAPGEWETAEAIVHEEMSNVVELSVPLDVHIGRGVNWDAGAH; encoded by the coding sequence GTGTCAAATACATCAAAGCCTACTCTCATGGTCATCGACGGTCACTCGCTCGCGTTCCGCGCGTTCTATGCGCTCCCCGTCGAGAGCTTTCAGACGCGCGACGGGCAATACACCAACGCCATCCACGGATTTATCGCCATGCTTATCAACCTTCTAAAGGCTGAGAAGCCCGATGCGCTTGCGGTGGCTTTTGATATCTCGCGCCACTCATTCCGCACGAGGGAGTATCCCGAGTACAAGGGCACACGTGGCGAGACTCCTGTTGAGTTCAAGGGGCAGATCCCGCTCTTGCAGCAGACCCTTGCGGCCATGGGCATCTTTACGATTGAAAAAGAAGACTACGAGGCAGACGACATTCTGGCGACCCTTGCTAAGCGAGGGGCTGAGGGCGGATACCGTGTGCTTGTGGTCAGCGGTGACCGCGACACTATCCAGCTGGTGAACGATGATGTCACCCTGCTGTACCCGTCACGTCAGGGCGTCAGCGATCTGACTCGCTACGACGCCGAGAAAGTGATGGAACGCTACGGCGTGCGGCCAGAGCAGTATCCAGAGATCGCCGCGCTTGTTGGCGAGACGAGCGACAACCTGCCAGGTGTGCCAAAGGTTGGCGAAAAGACCGCAGTGAAGTGGATCAACCTCTACGGGGGGCTTGACGAGATTCTTGCGCACCAAGACGAGATTGGTGGCAAGGTCGGCGAAAGCCTTCGCGAGCACGCTCACCTCGCGGAACGTAACCGTCGCCTCAACCGTCTTGTCAACGACGTCGAACTGCCGGTTGAACTCGACGACCTCACCCCTAAGCCGTTCAACGAGGATGCCGTTCGTGAGGCATTTGGTCGGCTCGAATTCCGCAGCCTCCTTGAGCGGGTCCTGAAGCTCAACGGACACGAGGGCGCGTCTGCGACGGCATCATCCGGGCCGGTTGCTGTGATCACTGCTGAGCCGTGCCCAAAACCGATGGTGCTGCTTGACGAAGAACTCGAGGCCTGGTTAGCCCGCGAGTCTGCCGCGCACCCAGACGGATTGGGGCTGCACTTTGATATCGACGCAACCTCAGGATCAGTCGTTGGTGTTGGCATTGCGGCTGGCGCCACAAGCGTTCAACTTGCCTGGCAACCCGGTGCAGCCGATTACGCCCAGTTCGAGGCCTGGCTGGCCAGCGATAGCCCAAAGATTATGTTCGACGCAAAGCACCAGGTCCAGGCTGCCGCCCGCGCTCTGGCCGGCGCACGGGCTGCGGCAACCGGCGAGCAGAGCCAAGACGATCTCACCTCGGAAGCTGCCAAACAGCTGGGGGTTGACGGGGTTCGGGGCGATGTGTTCCTCGGCGGATGGCTTCTTCGGCCCGGCAGCCCAGACAAAACCCTCGAAGATCTTGTGTCTCGGTACCTTGGCGAGTCGTTGCCGGTGGCAGACCCCAATCAGCTCGTTCCCGACGAAGATTCGGTTGTGAGTACCGCAACAACGGCGTGGTTCGTTCGTCGTCTGCAGCAGCACATTACGGCGGCGAGCGATGAGGGCACGTTAAGCGTGTACGAAACGATTGAGATGCCGGTGCTCCCTGTGCTCGCCAAGATGGAGCTTCGGGGCGTTGCGATCGACCGAGGCATCCTCTCCTCGATGAATGCGGAATTGGGGGAGCGCACGTCTGGGCTCGCTCAGCAGGCGTACGACGTGATCGGTCACGAGGTCAACCTCGGTTCGCCAAAGCAATTGCAAGAGGTGCTCTTTGACGAGCTCGATATGCCTAAGACCCGGGCGACAAAGACTGGCTACTCAACCGACGCCGCGGCGCTCACCGACCTGCAATCGAAGAATCCGCACCCGTTTCTTGGCCTCCTGCTCCAGCACCGCGATGCGACAAAGCTGCGGCAGATCGTAGAAACCCTCGAGAAAGCGGTCGGCGAGAATTCACGCGTGCACACCACCTACCAGCAGGCGGGCACGAGCACGGGGCGTTTGTCATCCGCCGACCCCAACCTGCAGAACATTCCAGTGCGCACGGCCGAGGGCCGGCGTATTCGTCAGGCCTTTGTTGTTGGTGAAGGATACGAAACGCTGCTGACCGCCGATTACTCGCAGATTGAGATGCGTATCATGGCTCACCTCTCTGGCGACGAGGGGCTCATCGAGGCCTTCAACCTCGGCGAAGATCTGCACAGCTTTGTTGGTGGCCGAATCTTTGGCGTTGAGCCAAGCGACGTAACGTCTGAAATGCGCAGCAAGGTCAAGGCGATGTCCTACGGCCTTGCGTACGGCCTCAGTGCGTTTGGGCTCTCAAAGCAGCTAAATATTTCGGTGGGCGAGGCAAAGCAGCTCATGGGTGACTACTTCGCTCGCTTTGGTGCGGTGCGCGACTACCTGCGTTCCGTTGTAGAACAGGCAAAAGAAGACCTGTACACCGAAACTATTTTTGGGCGTAAGCGCTTCTTCCCTGAGCTGAGCAGCCCAAACCGACTTGTTCGTGAAAACGCCGAACGTGCTGCGCTAAACGCCCCCATTCAGGGGAGCGCGGCGGACATCATGAAGCTCGCAATGGTTGGCATTGAGCGTCGCTTTGGTGAGCAAGAGCTTGCCTCTCGCATGCTTCTCCAGGTTCACGATGAGATAATCGTCGAGGTGGCTCCTGGCGAGTGGGAAACGGCAGAGGCTATCGTGCACGAAGAGATGTCGAACGTTGTAGAACTGAGCGTCCCGCTCGATGTTCACATTGGGCGCGGCGTCAACTGGGATGCCGGCGCGCACTAG
- a CDS encoding hotdog fold thioesterase, protein MTNEAIDGMKFLETRGVGALADKMGIEFQEFTIDRTVATMPVAGNTQPAMLLHGGAYVVLGESLGSMAANLFAGPNKLAVGIDINATHTASATEGYVTAVCTPIHLGRSLTVHEIVITNEAGKRCSTVRITNLIKDAK, encoded by the coding sequence ATGACAAACGAAGCAATCGACGGCATGAAATTTCTGGAAACTCGCGGCGTTGGTGCCCTCGCCGACAAGATGGGAATCGAGTTTCAGGAATTCACCATCGACCGCACCGTCGCCACGATGCCGGTTGCCGGAAACACCCAGCCTGCCATGCTGCTGCACGGTGGAGCCTATGTTGTGCTGGGCGAATCGCTCGGTTCGATGGCGGCAAATCTCTTTGCTGGCCCGAATAAACTCGCCGTTGGCATCGATATCAACGCCACTCATACCGCGTCGGCAACTGAGGGTTACGTCACGGCGGTGTGTACGCCCATCCACCTCGGACGCAGTCTCACGGTTCACGAGATTGTAATCACAAACGAAGCAGGAAAGCGCTGCTCGACCGTGCGCATCACGAACCTCATCAAGGACGCCAAATAG
- a CDS encoding response regulator — MNDQTPSNTAPRRVVVAEDESLIRLDIVEILRDAGFDVVGEAGDGETAVALATELRPDLVVMDVKMPLLDGISAAERLSKNHIAPVVLLTAFSQKELVERASEAGALAYVVKPFTPNDLLPAIEIALSRYQQIVTLEAEVTDLVERFETRKLVDRAKGILNEKMGLTEPEAFRWIQKASMDRRLTMHDVAQAIIDQLSGDKKAPAKAAEPAAEAE; from the coding sequence GTGAATGACCAAACTCCATCAAATACTGCACCCCGCCGCGTTGTTGTGGCCGAAGACGAATCACTGATTCGTCTCGATATCGTTGAAATCCTGCGCGACGCCGGGTTTGATGTCGTCGGCGAAGCCGGTGATGGAGAAACCGCTGTTGCACTTGCGACCGAGCTGCGCCCCGACCTCGTTGTCATGGATGTGAAAATGCCGCTGCTTGATGGCATCTCAGCTGCCGAGCGCCTTAGCAAGAACCACATCGCGCCGGTTGTGCTGCTCACCGCCTTCAGCCAGAAAGAGCTGGTCGAGCGCGCAAGTGAAGCCGGTGCTCTGGCTTACGTTGTGAAGCCGTTTACTCCGAACGATCTGCTTCCCGCAATCGAAATTGCGCTTTCTCGCTACCAGCAAATTGTCACGCTTGAGGCAGAGGTCACCGACCTTGTCGAGCGTTTCGAGACCCGCAAACTGGTTGACCGTGCAAAGGGCATCCTCAACGAGAAGATGGGCCTGACCGAGCCAGAGGCATTCCGCTGGATTCAGAAGGCATCCATGGATCGCCGGCTCACGATGCACGATGTAGCTCAGGCCATCATCGATCAGCTGAGTGGTGACAAGAAGGCTCCCGCAAAGGCTGCCGAACCAGCGGCAGAAGCCGAATAG
- the pyk gene encoding pyruvate kinase, translating to MRHAKIVATWGPAVSSYDNTLALINAGVNVARMNLSHGTYNVHEGVYRNIRRAEEESGRPVAVLVDLQGPKIRLATFADGPHYLEVGDIFKITIEDVVGTKEICGTTFKGLPHDVKPGDPLLIDDGKVSLKVLSTDGTVVTTEVTVPGNVSNNKGINLPGVAVNVPALSQKDEDDLRWGLKLGADYIALSFVRDAADIVRVHEIMAEEGVKLPVIAKIEKPQAVENLEDIIDAFDGIMVARGDLGVELPLEAVPIVQKRAVELARRMAKPVIVATQVLESMIENPRPTRAEASDCANAILDGADAVMLSGETSVGAFPIITVETMARIIESTEDHGLERIPALGTKPRTQGGAITLAASEVADFIGAKYLCVFTESGDSVRRMSRLRRPIPILGFTPSLDIRRRMQLTWGVQSFLVDRVTSTDEMFLQVDDALLDSGKAQIGDKVIVIAGSPPGVVGSTNDLRVHRIGDAKFASETTEHRD from the coding sequence ATGAGGCATGCAAAGATTGTCGCGACCTGGGGTCCGGCGGTATCGAGCTATGACAACACGCTGGCGCTCATTAACGCCGGCGTAAACGTGGCGCGAATGAACCTCAGCCACGGAACGTACAACGTCCACGAGGGCGTGTATCGCAACATCCGTCGCGCGGAAGAAGAAAGCGGCCGTCCCGTCGCCGTGCTGGTTGACCTGCAGGGACCAAAGATTCGTCTTGCCACCTTTGCCGATGGCCCTCATTACCTCGAGGTTGGCGATATTTTCAAGATCACCATTGAGGATGTTGTTGGCACCAAAGAGATCTGCGGCACGACCTTCAAGGGTCTGCCTCACGACGTAAAGCCAGGCGATCCGCTGCTCATTGATGACGGCAAGGTTTCGCTTAAGGTCTTGTCGACCGACGGCACCGTTGTCACCACAGAGGTCACGGTTCCCGGAAACGTCTCAAACAACAAGGGCATTAACCTGCCAGGTGTTGCCGTTAACGTGCCTGCGCTGTCGCAGAAAGACGAAGACGACCTGCGTTGGGGCCTCAAGCTGGGTGCCGACTACATCGCGCTTTCGTTCGTCCGCGACGCGGCCGACATCGTTCGCGTGCACGAAATCATGGCAGAAGAGGGCGTCAAGCTTCCGGTGATCGCAAAGATCGAGAAGCCGCAGGCCGTTGAGAATCTCGAAGACATCATTGACGCCTTTGACGGCATCATGGTTGCCCGTGGAGATCTCGGCGTTGAGCTTCCGCTCGAAGCGGTGCCGATCGTGCAGAAGCGTGCCGTAGAGCTCGCCCGCCGCATGGCGAAGCCCGTCATCGTGGCGACCCAGGTGCTCGAATCGATGATCGAGAACCCCCGCCCAACGCGCGCTGAGGCGTCCGACTGCGCCAACGCCATCCTCGATGGTGCCGACGCGGTAATGCTCTCCGGAGAAACCAGTGTTGGGGCGTTCCCCATTATCACGGTTGAGACGATGGCTCGCATTATCGAGTCGACCGAGGATCACGGCCTTGAGCGCATCCCAGCGCTTGGAACCAAGCCCCGCACCCAGGGTGGCGCAATTACGCTCGCGGCCTCAGAGGTTGCTGACTTCATCGGTGCGAAGTACCTGTGCGTATTCACGGAGTCTGGCGACTCGGTTCGCCGGATGTCCCGCCTGCGTCGGCCAATCCCGATCCTCGGCTTCACACCTTCGCTTGATATTCGCCGCCGCATGCAGCTCACTTGGGGCGTGCAGAGCTTCCTCGTTGATCGGGTAACCTCGACCGACGAAATGTTCCTGCAGGTTGACGACGCACTGCTCGATTCTGGCAAGGCCCAGATCGGTGACAAGGTGATTGTCATCGCCGGTTCCCCTCCCGGAGTTGTTGGTTCGACCAACGACCTCCGAGTACACCGCATTGGCGACGCAAAATTCGCCTCTGAGACGACGGAACACCGCGACTAG